A genome region from Hevea brasiliensis isolate MT/VB/25A 57/8 chromosome 9, ASM3005281v1, whole genome shotgun sequence includes the following:
- the LOC110638589 gene encoding sugar transport protein 14, translated as MAGGGFTDGGTLKRAHLYEYRITGYFIFACIVAALGGSLFGYDLGVSGGVTSMDDFLKDFFPKVYRRKQKHLHETDYCKYDNQILTLFTSSLYFAALVSTFGASHVTRNKGRKGSIIVGSISFFLGAVLNAAAVNIWMLIIGRVLLGVGIGFSNQAVPLYLSEMAPAKIRGAINQLFQLTTCLGILIATLINYGTEKIHPWGWRLSLGLATIPATLMFIGGIFLPETPNSLVEQGKLEEGKRILEKIRGTKNIEAEFADLVDASNEARAIKHPFRNLLKRKNRPQLVIGAIGIPMFQQLTGNNSILFYAPVFFQSLGFGSGASLYSSVITSAALVAGAIVSMFLVDKCGRRAFFLEAGFEMFCYMVATGITLALKFGQGVTLPKGIGLFLVIILCLFVLAYGRSWGPLGWLVPSELFPLETRSAGQSIVVCVNMIFTALIAQCFLVSLCHLRYGIFLLFAGLILIMSSFIFFLLPETKQVPIEEVYILFQNHWFWKKIVGNGDQVEMGEKSGSQV; from the exons ATGGCTGGGGGAGGTTTCACAGATGGAGGAACTCTGAAAAGAGCTCATCTTTATGAGTATAGAATTACAGGTTATTTCATCTTTGCTTGCATTGTTGCTGCTCTTGGAGGATCCCTTTTTGGGTATGATCTTGGTGTATCAG GTGGAGTGACTTCCATGGATGATTTCTTGAAAGATTTCTTCCCGAAAGTGTATAGGAGAAAGCAAAAACATCTTCATGAGACAGATTACTGCAAGTATGACAACCAGATCCTTACACTTTTCACATCTTCTTTGTATTTTGCTGCCCTTGTTTCCACTTTTGGAGCATCCCATGTAACCAGAAACAAAGGCCGGAAAGGCAGCATCATTGTTGGATCGATAAGCTTCTTTTTAGGAGCAGTTCTTAATGCAGCTGCTGTGAATATTTGGATGCTAATTATAGGACGAGTACTTCTTGGTGTAGGCATTGGTTTCAGCAACCAG GCAGTTCCCTTGTATCTCTCAGAAATGGCTCCGGCAAAAATCCGAGGAGCGATCAACCAACTGTTTCAACTTACAACCTGCTTAGGAATCCTGATAGCAACCCTGATAAATTATGGAACTGAAAAAATCCATCCATGGGGATGGAGATTGTCTCTTGGCTTAGCTACAATCCCTGCAACTTTAATGTTTATTGGTGGCATTTTCCTTCCTGAGACCCCTAACAGCCTTGTAGAGCAAGGGAAATTGGAAGAAGGGAAAAGAATATTGGAGAAAATTAGAGGTACCAAGAACATTGAAGCTGAGTTTGCTGATCTTGTAGATGCTAGTAATGAAGCTCGTGCGATAAAGCATCCTTTCAGGAATCTTCTGAAACGAAAGAATCGCCCCCAGTTGGTAATAGGAGCTATAGGAATCCCTATGTTTCAACAGCTCACAGGAAATAATTCCATCCTGTTCTATGCCCCTGTATTTTTTCAAAGCCTGGGTTTTGGCTCCGGAGCATCTTTATACTCATCTGTCATAACAAGTGCTGCACTTGTTGCTGGTGCTATCGTGTCAATGTTTTTAGTAGACAAATGTGGCAGAAGAGCATTCTTCCTGGAAGCAGGCTTTGAAATGTTCTGCTATATG GTGGCAACAGGTATAACTTTGGCCCTGAAGTTTGGACAAGGAGTAACCCTTCCAAAAGGAATTGGCTTGTTCCTGGTGATTATCCTTTGCTTGTTTGTCTTGGCATATGGAAGGTCTTGGGGTCCTTTGGGTTGGTTAGTTCCAAGTGAACTGTTTCCCTTGGAGACAAGATCAGCCGGACAAAGTATAGTGGTCTGTGTGAACATGATCTTCACAGCTCTGATAGCACAATGCTTCCTTGTATCTCTCTGCCATCTTCGATACGGGATTTTCTTGCTGTTTGCTGGCTTGATTTTGATCATGAGcagcttcatcttcttcctcttgccAGAAACAAAGCAAGTTCCAATAGAGGAGGTATACATTCTCTTTCAAAACCATTGGTTCTGGAAGAAAATAGTTGGAAATGGAGATCAAGTTGAAATGGGTGAAAAATCAGGATCACAAGTTTAG